From a region of the Neodiprion fabricii isolate iyNeoFabr1 chromosome 7, iyNeoFabr1.1, whole genome shotgun sequence genome:
- the LOC124186279 gene encoding synaptic vesicle glycoprotein 2C-like — protein MSDSYRVSEHPEGDVELKKVRDYSSGDKPSELKSADEEVDLERAIELTGFGWYHIGLIAICGGILVATVCETMGVSFVHPAAQCDLALTTVKKGYLSGAMFLGIVVSANAWGFFADTFGRKNVLLISTIGTWAFSFMSSFSPTTNLFIVLRFLTGLFCGNQSTVYAYISEFLPTSKRASIITWTCGFMAIGYLLIPGLAWLLIPLEVNWDLGFVVYTSWRVYLAAMGLLSFATGFLLPFFPESPKFLMSVGRKREALNVLRLVYNRNSRNSNVEYPVKNLKSDVHDTPGHVTTPLSFTLQGLFKLMWHQTATLFWPPYGWTTLLFCLIQFGICGTSIGMYIWTPNLLNMIKSGAGIGATICELVLANQANLTLNSASESADCSSLIRSEVYTSTLVTGVLFAVAFGTLGGLVVILRKKTVLVSALFLSGIAGFGSYFATNEITVAVLISVSVVLTGSCSTVSNTIAVEVYPTNLRAMVVSLALTIGRLGIALAGNTIGILIESYCDFTLIGLGCVTLLCSLLCILLPE, from the exons ATGTCAGACAGCTACCGAGTCTCTGAACACCCGGAAGGTGACGTTGAACTGAAGAAGGTGCGAGACTACTCATCGG GAGACAAACCCAGCGAGCTGAAGTCAGCCGACGAAGAAGTGGACCTGGAACGCGCCATCGAGTTGACGG GTTTCGGATGGTACCATATCGGGCTGATCGCGATATGTGGTGGAATCCTGGTCGCCACGGTCTGCGAGACGATGGGGGTGAGCTTCGTCCATCCGGCAGCTCAGTGTGACTTGGCCTTGACGACCGTGAAGAAGGGCTATTTATCCGGAGCTATGTTCTTGG GAATTGTCGTTAGCGCCAACGCTTGGGGATTCTTTGCTGACACCTTTGGGAGGAAAAATGTACTCTTGATCTCCACCATCGGTACCTGGGCTTTTAGCTTCATGTCGAGCTTCTCCCCAACCACCAACCTGTTCATAGTCCTCAGATTCCTCACTGGTTTGTT CTGCGGTAACCAATCGACGGTGTACGCCTACATTAGCGAGTTTCTGCCCACCTCAAAACGGGCGAGCATCATCACCTGGACCTGCGGCTTCATGGCAATTGGCTACCTTCTGATCCCCG GTCTAGCCTGGTTGTTGATCCCGTTGGAAGTAAACTGGGACCTGGGTTTCGTGGTATACACATCGTGGCGCGTCTACTTGGCAGCCATGGGCTTACTGTCATTCGCAACGGGCTTCCTGTTACCCTTCTTTCCGGAAAGTCCAAAGTTCCTCATGTCGGTTGGCCGGAAACGGGAGGCACTCAATGTTCTCCGACTGGTCTACAACAGGAATTCGAGAAACAGCAACGTCGAGTATCCG GTCAAGAATCTTAAGTCCGACGTTCATGACACTCCCGGCCACGTTACGACACCTCTGTCGTTTACGCTTCAAGGACTCTTTAAGCTCATGTGGCACCAAACCGCAACGCTTTTTTGGCCGCCGTACGGATGGACCACCCTGCTCTTCTGCCTGATTCAATTCGGCATTTGCGGCAC cTCGATAGGCATGTACATCTGGACACCGAACCTGTTGAACATGATCAAGTCAGGGGCTGGAATCGGGGCGACGATATGCGAGTTAGTGTTGGCCAACCAGGCTAATCTGACCCTGAATTCCGCGTCGGAGTCCGCGGATTGCAGCAGCCTGATCAGGAGTGAGGTCTATACAAGCACGTTGGTCACTGGGGTCCTCTTCGCGGTGGCGTTCGGGACACTCGGAGGGCTGGTCGTGATCCTGAGGAAGAAGACAGTGCTAG TTTCTGCCCTGTTCTTGAGTGGGATTGCCGGTTTCGGGAGCTATTTCGCCACGAATGAGATCACCGTGGCTGTTCTCATATCGGTATCCGTCGTTCTCACGGGAAGCTGTTCCACGGTATCGAACACCATCGCCGTCGAGGTTTACCCCACCAATCTTAG AGCAATGGTAGTTTCTTTGGCACTCACTATCGGACGTTTGGGTATCGCTCTTGCTGGAAATACAATTGGCATCCTCATAGAGTCCTACTGTGATTTCACTCTGATTGGATTGGGATGCGTGACCTTGC TTTGCAGTCTCCTCTGTATCCTGCTTCCGGAATGA
- the LOC124187075 gene encoding outer dense fiber protein 3-like — protein sequence MDVKEKPKFSCTGKAGPGPAYLLPSLVGYNGHDPSRYRNPAFTMRTRVETNISAVGPGPRYKIEGLTNYGVQKAPAYSLGFRDGTKMTSCSGPGPGAYSPERCPPMNHSLRPAAFTIKSRCSDHMSGDGPGPIYLIPSCLGPKVPDKTALGAFSIAGRHGKDYCVSSPGPAAYGNQNYDLVKRRLPAYTLASRHHQFGTACGPGPRYYPQYSGGKNPPKFSFGVKHSECAPPAITEYDEE from the exons ATGGACGTCAAGGAAAAACCGAAGTTCAGCTGCACGGGGAAGG CGGGTCCAGGCCCGGCTTATCTGCTGCCCAGTCTTGTCGGCTACAACGGTCACGATCCATCGAGATATCGCAACCCTGCTTTCACGATGAGGACTCGAGTCGAGACCAACATTTCCGCTGTGGGACCGGGTCCCCGTTACAAAATAGAGGGGCTGACTAACTACGGAGTGCAAAAGGCCCCCGCCTACTCCCTCGGCTTTCGCGATGGCACCAAAA TGACGAGCTGTAGCGGCCCAGGACCCGGGGCCTACAGTCCGGAGAGATGTCCGCCCATGAATCACAGTCTGAGACCAGCGGCCTTCACGATAAAAAGTCGATGCAGCGATCACATGTCCGGGGATGGACCGGGCCCTATTTACCTAATTCCGTCCTGTCTCGGGCCCAAAGTCCCGGACAAAACCGCCTTGGGAGCTTTTTCAAT CGCGGGCCGGCATGGAAAGGACTATTGCGTTTCAAGTCCGGGTCCTGCGGCCTACGGAAATCAGAATTACGATCTGGTTAAGCGCAGACTTCCGGCCTACACGCTGGCCTCGAGACACCATCAATTTGGGACAGCGTGTGGACCCGGACCTCGGTACTACCCGCAATACTCTGGTGGGAAAAATCCTCCAAAGTTTTCATTCGGAGTGAAACACAGCGAGTGCGCACCACCGGCCATCACCGAATACGACGAGGAGTAA